In Fusarium verticillioides 7600 chromosome 6, whole genome shotgun sequence, the sequence CCCCGAAATTGTCAAAATGATGTATATGCCTCTCCATACCTATAATATGCATACGGAAGCCAGAATGACacaaaaagaagaatatGCTTAATATAACCGGCCTTGTCACTGTGCCAGCAGATTTGTGATTCCGATACCGACCCACCTGCCAACGATCAAATTCGACTACACCCACTTCGGCATCAAGCAATTTATATTCCACTCATCCTCTGATATACTAGCTTGAACCTGGCATCCTCTTGATACCGTCTTGTTTTCATTCTTTTGGTTCATTTGCTACCGTCTGTAAATTGAGCAGAGCCATGGACCCTCTCGTGGCCGCAGAACTGGAAAAGTTCGACGATAGTGTGGCATTCCGTGCTCGGCCACAACATGTCCACCACACTTGGGCGCGCACATTTTCGTCCCTCCCAGAGCTTTTCATCCAACCCGAGTCTTTGCCTGAAGTTGAAAAAGTTGTGAATCTGGCGCGAAGATGCCGTCGGCGTCTAGTGACGACTGGTTGTGGCCATTCGCCCTCCAATATCACTTGTACATCCAGTTGGCTCGTCAACCTGGACAACTTCAACAGGGTACTCTCGGTGAACAAAGAAACGGGTGTTGTTACCATGGAGGGTGGAATCAGGCTTTACGCCCTCtgtgaagagctcgagaagcatgGACTCACGATGCCAAATCTTGGAAGCATCAATGAGCAGTCTATTAGTGGCGCTATCTCAACAGGTACCCATGGAAGCAGTCTACGCCATGGACTGATGTCCGAAGATGTCCTCTCTCTTAAGGTTACAATGGCAGATGGAACTACGGTGTACTGCTCTAAAGACACCAAGACGGACCTTTTCAGAGCTGcccttctttctcttggcGCTATTGGTATCATTACCGAAGTTTCCTTCCAGGCAGTTCCAGCCTTTACTCTGAAGTGGGAACAGAGCATTGACACAGACTACAAGATGTTTGAGTCTTGGAACCGAAACCTATGGACACAGAGTGAATTTGTCAGGGTCTGGTGGTTCCCCTACACAAGACGTGCAGTGGTGTGGCAGGCAGAACAAACCGACGAGGAACACCGCGACCCTCCTCAGAGTGGGTATGACGGCTCAATCGGCTACTATGTCTACCACAATCTTCTCTATCTTGCCCAACACGTTCCGCGAATCCTGCCATGGGTTGAGTGGTTTGTCTTCGGTATGCAGTATGGCTTTCGGAATGGAACCACTTCATCAGCTGTTCAACCAAGCCGCAAAGCACTGCTCATGAACTGCCTATATTCCCAGTTTGTTAACGAGTGGGCCATCCCTCTTGATAAGGGCCCCGAGGCGCTCCGGAGACTGAGCTCTTGGCTTAACCACTTGTCTCCTGATGACCCTGATTACGTTCCTCACGACATCCCCTTCTCTGCGGACGGTCTTTACGTCCACGCACCTGTCGAAGTGCGCGTAAGTGACACCACTCTCACCTCGAACGTACGGCCATACCTCGATATCACTGTTGAAAACGGACCTACATTGTACCTCAACGCAACACTATATCGCCCCTATCTCATGGACCCTCCTTGCCACGAACGATACTACGAGGCTTTTGAGTGGCTGATGAAAGACCTTGGAGGTCGACCGCACTGGGCCAAGAATTTTAGAACCACTCGGTCTGAGATTGAAGCGTTCTATGGAAAGCAACTTGAATCGTTTCGAGCCATACGCAACGATGTTGACCCTCAGGGCATGTTTGTCGGGCCATGGCATCGAGAAACAATTATGGAGAATGGCGAGGGTCTTGAattggaagaggttgagattcGAAGAGAGAAGAACCGCACAGGAGGTGTCACCACGTTTGGAATCATTTGATAGCGTAACCCGCCACAACAATAGGTCATGGGAATTAGATATATCGCTTGCCACATGGCCCATCAAAAACGACTTCAATATCGGGAATTGTGATGTGATCCGGACGGCCTAGGCAGCATGCCGCCCCCATCCACTTGATGATCGAGAACGGGAATCAagtattaatattaaaaCCACTCGCTTAATTTGTCACATATCCGTctgaaagaggaagaaaaaaaaaaggatgCCAGTGTAGTGACTTCTAGAAGAATACGCGGCACAGCCCACCAATCACAAGTAACATTGCAAAGTGTTCTGCATTAGATTTGTCGGTagccagccttctcatcGATATGTCGGTAGCGTTCGCGCTCCTTGCGGTCCTTGAGCAGACATGCAATGCACAAGATAAAGATAGCATCGATACCTATATGTGGGAAATTAGTTTGCAATGTTTCGGCGCACAATTGCGCAAGAAATGAAAACTTGAACTCACCAACGATTCCAAACAGAACAGTAAAAATGCTGTCGATATGTAGGTTTGCAAaacttgagattgatgccGCACAGCCACGTAGCAGCGCTGCACTTGCAGGACTGCTGCAAGTCGAATCCATCACAAAAGCCGGAGTTGTGCTATTGAAATAACCACAACACTGAAACTGTAAGGATTCGGGTTAATACGTCTCGTGGTGTCAGATGTCAGTGAAACTTACCGAGTCCTGGATCAAGCTCTGTAcgtctggctcttggtcgATGTAGATATTGAAAAATTGCTCACTCATCCTCAACGTCATAACCCAGAGGAACACAGCCACACACATAGTGAATATCGCGCACACTGTCACCATATATCCCGACACCTTGAGAAAGCTTCGAGCGGGCATGACGAGTCCGGGCAGTGTTACTGCAAACGTGACGAGAATGAAAATGGCATTGACGATACCGGCGGTCAGGGGAAACCTTTGGTACAGCAAGTTCCTTGTaacatcctcgccatcaGTAGGCgtgttcttcatctggctCTGTACGACCAGCGAAAAAACCAACTCCATGACACCCGAACCTAGG encodes:
- a CDS encoding D-arabinono-1,4-lactone oxidase; the encoded protein is MDPLVAAELEKFDDSVAFRARPQHVHHTWARTFSSLPELFIQPESLPEVEKVVNLARRCRRRLVTTGCGHSPSNITCTSSWLVNLDNFNRVLSVNKETGVVTMEGGIRLYALCEELEKHGLTMPNLGSINEQSISGAISTGTHGSSLRHGLMSEDVLSLKVTMADGTTVYCSKDTKTDLFRAALLSLGAIGIITEVSFQAVPAFTLKWEQSIDTDYKMFESWNRNLWTQSEFVRVWWFPYTRRAVVWQAEQTDEEHRDPPQSGYDGSIGYYVYHNLLYLAQHVPRILPWVEWFVFGMQYGFRNGTTSSAVQPSRKALLMNCLYSQFVNEWAIPLDKGPEALRRLSSWLNHLSPDDPDYVPHDIPFSADGLYVHAPVEVRVSDTTLTSNVRPYLDITVENGPTLYLNATLYRPYLMDPPCHERYYEAFEWLMKDLGGRPHWAKNFRTTRSEIEAFYGKQLESFRAIRNDVDPQGMFVGPWHRETIMENGEGLELEEVEIRREKNRTGGVTTFGII